In the genome of Triticum urartu cultivar G1812 chromosome 5, Tu2.1, whole genome shotgun sequence, one region contains:
- the LOC125511174 gene encoding uncharacterized protein LOC125511174 produces MAGEAVNAVVLAVTSELTSRVFSGLIQRYGKDAATREKLQRLEMLLIKINSAVEASQKRTIKNSWLLQWRDKPALQGMEVLASFTQRVKDAEETSDTNNPNQQQGEAASSSASAPATDVGPPSFRKHSLSGMLQGIRNTRAILFSSGSGDMVRLNKTLGSLEMLSPDISEFISLLHLEALPKAAQTHYGGSLSTWKTRKRRSSTRHRNPSVEPSLFSLSTKSDKTEEMSPEEKYPQKCDNKHIFDNKYSQKRNNKHIFELACKKLALYQKEQEFVLLRHKLEAAFGEISKAVELADRRDFEDLEWLSYWAGILMEAKEQVREALGATVDAKDKQERCEQEDELSSFVHRLEGLVWDAEYFKKLVDLCPAF; encoded by the coding sequence ATGGCAGGAGAGGCAGTTAACGCTGTGGTTTTGGCTGTGACTAGCGAGCTCACCAGCAGAGTGTTCTCCGGCCTGATACAGAGGTACGGTAAGGATGCAGCCACCAGGGAGAAGCTGCAGCGGCTAGAGATGCTGCTAATCAAGATCAACAGCGCCGTTGAGGCGTCTCAGAAGCGCACCATCAAGAACTCGTGGCTGCTCCAGTGGCGCGACAAGCCAGCCTTGCAAGGCATGGAGGTTCTTGCCAGTTTCACACAGCGGGTCAAGGATGCTGAAGAGACTAGCGACACCAATAACCCTAACCAGCAGCAAGGCGAAGCagcttcttcttctgcttctgCTCCCGCTACAGATGTAGGTCCCCCGTCTTTCAGGAAGCATTCTCTGTCCGGTATGTTGCAGGGGATTCGCAACACTAGAGCAATTCTGTTCTCGAGTGGCAGCGGCGACATGGTAAGGCTGAACAAGACATTGGGAAGTTTAGAAATGCTGTCACCAGACATCAGTGAGTTCATAAGTTTGCTTCACCTTGAGGCCTTGCCAAAGGCAGCTCAAACACATTACGGTGGATCATTGTCGACAtggaagacgaggaagaggagaAGCTCGACCAGACATAGAAATCCCTCAGTGGAGCCTAGCTTATTTAGTTTATCGACAAAGTCGGACAAGACAGAAGAAATGTCACCTGAAGAAAAATACCCCCAGAAGTGCGACAACAAGCATATCTTCGACAACAAATACTCCCAGAAGCGCAACAACAAGCATATCTTCGAGTTGGCGTGTAAGAAGTTAGCACTTTACCAGAAGGAGCAAGAGTTTGTGCTCCTGCGTCACAAGCTTGAGGCAGCATTCGGCGAGATCTCCAAGGCCGTCGAGCTGGCTGACAGACGCGACTTCGAAGACCTGGAGTGGCTATCGTATTGGGCTGGCATCCTCATGGAGGCGAAGGAACAAGTCCGGGAAGCCCTTGGCGCCACCGTCGATGCAAAAGATAAGCAGGAGCGATGCGAGCAAGAAGATGAACTCAGCAGTTTCGTCCATAGACTAGAGGGGTTAGTTTGGGATGCAGAATACTTCAAGAAATTGGTAGACCTCTGCCCTGCATTCTAG
- the LOC125511176 gene encoding uncharacterized protein LOC125511176: protein MSAASGYVAVPRCPVIFDGTNYTEFTGFMRIHMRGIRLWGVLSGEVCCPPRPVPPVAPTPPTPSVLPTDANQAAKDAAKVADEAANRAYDETVLAYEEALQTYHGALSVYTQWLDDDARAAAVLTASVLPQFASEFLGLSTVFEMWTRLRERYQPSGDALYLSVIRQEHALQQGDSTVDDFYAQSSAIWRQLDSLRSAGCRTCPCCQAVQANLEFHRVYEFLSRLRKEFEPRRAQLFARGRISLMEALSEIRAEETHLRGAGLLEVPSVLATRAPTPLAPPTPYRSSAPPLLPTPSGGSGRPRPHCAYCNNDGHLESQCYMKKKHMRKARSSSSGTSSSTSTASAIALTEQDILRLKRLLAASGSSSTGTAGSVTDASRTEQSPSTQSGPSHAHSGWGWPSPP, encoded by the exons ATGTCTGCTGCATCGGGCTATGTTGCTGTCCCTCGCTGTCCGGTGATCTTTGATGGTACTAACTACACTGAGTTTACTGGCTTCATGCGCATTCACATGCGTGGCATCCGTCTTTGGGGTGTTCTTTCTGGCGAGGTCTGCTGTCCGCCACGTCCAGTTCCTCCGGTGGCTCCTACTCCGCCAACTCCATCGGTTCTTCCTACGGATGCTAATCAGGCCGCCAAGGATGCGGCTAAGGTTGCTGATGAGGCTGCTAATCGTGCTTATGATGAGACGGTTTTGGCTTATGAGGAGGCTCTTCAGACATATCATGGTGCTCTGTCTGTTTACACCCAGTGGCTTGATGATGATGCTCGTGCTGCAGCTGTTCTCACTGCTAGTGTTCTACCTCAGTTTGCTTCTGAATTTCTGGGTCTTTCTACTGTCTTTGAGATGTGGACCCGTCTTCGTGAGCGCTATCAGCCCTCTGGTGATGCCTTATACCTCTCTGTGATCCGTCAGGAGCATGCTCTTCAGCAGGGTGACTCCACTGTTGATGACTTCTATGCACAGAGTTCTGCTATCTGGCGCCAGCTTGATTCTCTTCGTAGTGCTGGGTGTCGTACCTGCCCCTGTTGCCAGGCTGTCCAGGCCAATTTGGAGTTTCATCGCGTCTATGAGTTCTTGTCTCGGCTCCGTAAGGAGTTTGAGCCCCGGCGTGCTCAGTTGTTTGCTCGTGGCCGTATTTCTCTCATGGAGGCGCTTTCTGAGATTCGTGCTGAGGAGACTCACTTACGTGGTGCTGGTTTGCTGGAGGTTCCCTCTGTGCTTGCTACTCGTGCTCCTACGCCACTTGCTCCACCGACCCCTTATCGCTCGAGTGCTCCGCCGCTCTTGCCCACTCCTTCTGGAGGTTCAGGTCGCCCCCGTCCACATTGCGCCTATTGCAACAATGATGGTCATCTTGAGTCTCAGTGCTACATGAAGAAGAAACACATGCGCAAGGCTCGATCATCATCTTCCGGGACTTCGTCATCTACCTCGACAGCTTCAGCCATTGCTTTGACTGAGCAGGATATTCTGAGACTTAAGCGTCTGCTCGCGGCTTCAGGTTCTTCCTCGACGGGTACTGCTGGTTCTGTGACTGATGCTTCCCGCACTGAGCAATCACCCTCTACACAGTCAG GACCGTCACACGCACACTCTGGTTGGGGCTGGCCCTCGCCGCCGTGA
- the LOC125511177 gene encoding pentatricopeptide repeat-containing protein At4g21065-like, translating into MPPRPPLRSPPSRGPYTTAPPSPPRAAEQHCLRLLKRATTPASLLQPLAFLLKCGLHSNPLVLTRLFAAAASAAPALLEPLVAALLRPGLPLDAFLLNTLIRAHVASSLPSARRSAAAFFPLMLRRGVAPNKFTFPFLLKSCAATPGSPDAGLQAHAAALKFGFAADHYVSNTLIHMYSCFGAGFLGDARNVFDRTPKDSAVTWSAMMGGYVRGGLSSDAVVLFREMQASGVRPDEVTVIGVLSAAADLGALELTRWVERFVEMEGIGRSVTLCNALIDTLAKCGDVDGAVAVFEGMEERTVVSWTSVIDALAMEGRGKEAVAVFEEMKAVGVPPDDVAFIGVLTACSHAGMVDEGRGYFHSMKTEHGIEPKIEHYGCMVDMFGRAGMVEKGLEFVRAMPMKPNLIIWRTLVAACRAHGRLELGESISRDLLNEYPADEANYVMLSNVFALTQRWKEKSEIRREMSKRGITKVPGCSIVELDGEVHEFIAGDESHPQYKEIYRMVEEMSRELRRIGHIAATSEVLLDLDEEDKEGALQWHSEKLAIAFVLLRTPPGTQVRVVKNLRVCSDCHAAIKCISQVYNREIIVRDRSRFHRFKDGSCSCKDFW; encoded by the coding sequence ATGCCGCCCCGGCCCCCGCTCCGCTCGCCTCCGAGCCGCGGCCCTTACACcaccgcgccgccgtcgccgccgcgcgCGGCCGAGCAGCACTGCCTCCGCCTCCTGAAGCGCGCCACGACGCCGGCGTCGCTCCTCCAGCCCCTGGCATTCCTCCTCAAGTGCGGCCTCCACTCCAACCCGCTCGTCCTCACCAGGCTCTTCGCGGCCGCGGCCTCCGCCGCGCCCGCGCTCCTCGAGCCCCTCGTCGCGGCGCTCCTCCGCCCGGGCCTCCCGCTCGATGCCTTCCTCCTCAACACCCTCATCCGCGCCCACGTCGCGTCCTCGCTCCCCTCCGCGCGCCGCAGCGCCGCGGCCTTCTTTCCGCTCATGCTCCGCCGCGGCGTCGCCCCCAACAAGTTCACCTTCCCGTTCCTCCTCAAGTCCTGCGCCGCGACGCCGGGGTCCCCGGACGCCGGCCTCCaggcccacgccgccgccctcaAGTTCGGGTTCGCCGCCGACCACTACGTCTCCAACACGCTCATACACATGTACTCCTGCTTCGGGGCCGGGTTCCTCGGGGACGCTCGGAACGTGTTCGACAGAACGCCCAAGGACAGCGCCGTCACCTGGAGCGCCATGATGGGGGGGTACGTGCGTGGCGGGCTGTCGAGTGATGCCGTCGTGCTGTTCCGGGAGATGCAGGCCAGTGGTGTGCGACCCGATGAGGTGACGGTGATTGGGGTCCTTTCGGCCGCCGCTGATTTGGGCGCGCTCGAGCTCACGCGCTGGGTTGAGCGGTTTGTGGAGATGGAGGGAATTGGGAGGTCTGTGACGCTTTGCAATGCGCTGATCGACACGCTCGCCAAGTGCGGGGATGTCGATGGGGCAGTGGCTGTGTTCGAGGGGATGGAGGAGCGGACTGTTGTGTCATGGACGTCGGTGATTGATGCGCTTGCGATGGAGGGTCGTGGGAAAGAGGCTGTGGCGGTGTTCGAAGAAATGAAGGCTGTTGGAGTGCCACCTGATGATGTCGCATTCATTGGGGTGCTCACTGCATGtagccatgctggaatggttGATGAAGGCCGTGGCTACTTTCACTCAATGAAGACAGAGCATGGTATTGAGCCTAAGATTGAGCATTATGGTTGTATGGTTGACATGTTTGGTCGTGCTGGCATGGTCGAGAAGGGGTTGGAGTTTGTCCGTGCGATGCCCATGAAACCAAACCTAATAATTTGGCGGACTCTGGTTGCTGCTTGTCGTGCTCATGGTCGGCTCGAGCTTGGCGAAAGTATCAGCAGGGACCTTCTCAACGAGTACCCAGCTGATGAGGCCAACTACGTCATGCTCTCCAACGTGTTCGCGTTGACGCAGAGATGGAAGGAGAAGTCAGAGATTAGGAGAGAGATGAGTAAGAGAGGAATTACGAAGGTGCCAGGCTGCAGCATTGTTGAGCTTGATGGTGAGGTCCATGAGTTCATAGCAGGAGATGAGTCGCATCCGCAGTACAAGGAGATATACAGGATGGTTGAGGAGATGTCAAGAGAGCTAAGGCGCATTGGGCATATTGCAGCTACATCAGAGGTCCTCCTTGACCTCGATGAGGAGGACAAGGAGGGTGCGCTTCAGTGGCACAGCGAGAAGCTGGCGATTGCATTTGTGCTCCTGAGGACTCCTCCTGGAACACAGGTCCGGGTGGTAAAAAACCTACGTGTATGCTCCGATTGTCATGCGGCGATTAAGTGCATATCGCAGGTTTATAACCGGGAGATCATAGTGCGTGATAGGAGCCGTTTCCATCGCTTCAAGGATGGTTCCTGCTCGTGCAAGGATTTCTGGTGA
- the LOC125511178 gene encoding dolichyl-phosphate beta-glucosyltransferase gives MAGAAWPLSAAAGLLPASLSLTLLLGSLVVVLVLGVAAVFLEHIRKIGCMHSIERTAVSDAFFEDPGSLKKVPCPSIFDPAEKYISLIVPAYNEECRLPEALTETLNYLKQRSSADKSFTYEVLIVDDGSTDRTSKVAFEYVKKHNIDNVRVLLLGRNHGKGEAVRKGMLHSRGQLLLMLDADGATKVTDLAKLEAEVLALAGKALSASSSQRLSDVEIAVFGSRAHLEKQALATRKWYRNFLMKGFHLVVLLTAGPGIRDTQCGFKMFTRSAARKLFTNIRLKRWCFDVEIVYLCKHLRIPMAEVSVSWTEIPGSKVRMTSILHMVFELLLIRVGYGLGIWKIYS, from the exons ATGGCCGGCGCCGCCTGGCCGCTCTCCGCCGCCGCGGGCCTCCTCCCCGCCTCCCTTTCGCTGACCCTCCTCCTCGGCTCCCTC GTCGTCGTGCTCGTGCTGGGCGTCGCCGCGGTATTCCTCGAGCACATCCGCAAGATCGGATGCATGCACTC GATTGAGAGGACCGCCGTCTCGGACGCCTTCTTCGAGGACCCTGGCTCGCTCAAGAAG GTTCCCTGCCCGTCGATTTTTGACCCTGCCGAGAAGTACATTTCGTTGATCGTTCCTGCTTACAACGAGGAGTGTCGGCTCCCGGAGGCTCTTACAGAGACGCTCAA CTACCTGAAACAACGCTCATCTGCCGACAAGTCATTTACTTATGAG GTATTGATTGTCGATGATGGAAGTACTGACCGTACCTCAAAAGTTGCCTTTGAGTATGTAAAGAAGCACAACATTGACAATGTTCGAGTTCTTCTACTTGGAAGGAACCATGGGAAAGGTGAAGCCGTCAGAAAA GGGATGCTCCATTCCAGGGgtcaactcctactcatgcttgaTGCTGATGGTGCAACTAAGGTCACTGATTTGGCAAAGCTTGAAGCTGAG GTTCTTGCATTGGCGGGGAAAGCACTCTCTGCTAGTTCATCCCAGAGGCTATCTGATGTTGAAATTGCTGTTTTTGGTTCCCGTGCTCATCTGGAGAAGCAGGCTCTTGCCACG AGGAAATGGTACCGGAACTTCCTTATGAAAGGTTTCCACTTGGTAGTACTGTTGACCGCTGGTCCTGGAATCAGAGATACACAG TGTGGCTTCAAGATGTTCACTCGATCTGCTGCAAGGAAACTCTTTACAAACATCAGACTTAAGAG GTGGTGTTTTGATGTTGAGATTGTGTACCTATGCAAGCACCTGAGGATCCCGATGGCAGAAGTATCTGTCAGCTGGACGGAGATACCTGGGTCCAAAGTGCGCATGACAAGCATCCTGCACATGGTGTTTGAGCTCCTGCTGATCAGAGTAGGCTATGGGCTGGGCATATGGAAAATTTACTCATAG